AAGGCGGGGACTGCCGATGATCTGGAGAAGGTCCGGGCGGCGGCGATCGGTCAGGAGATGAAGGCACCGGAAGGACCGGTGAAGATGCAGCCGAATCACCACATCTCGAAGACGGTGCGGATTGGCCAGGTCCGGGATGATGGTCTGTTTGATATCGTTTGGGCGACGGATGGTCCTGTTGATCCCCAGCCCTGGAACCAGTTTGTTCCCGATACCAAGGGCTTTGCCTGCGACTGGACTGATCCCAACAAGGGTGAAAAGTTCAAGGTGTGAAGTCTAGGAGGGCGATCGCGACTCACGTAGCCTTGATATACGCCTGAGCTTGATTGATGTAGGTTGGGTCAAACATAGTGCGACCCAACGCCTCCCATGAGTTGTTAGGTCTCGCAAACTCGACACTAACCTAGGCAAATCGTTTGGGGTTAATGGCGTGAGAGCAAGCACAGGGTAACCCAATCATTCTTGCACGTTGTTGGGTTTCCTAACCTCGACACCAACCTACACAAATATTCAGCCTTGCTAGGCAAGTAGCTACCCTTCAAGGTTCTGGTGACAACGTATTATGTCAATGCTTTCCGAGCAGTGAATTGGTTCATACATCTCGATATCATTGCCTCACGGCTTTTTCCCCTTGACGAAGGCAGCAGCTTTTGGATATCACACCCACGGTTGGGAACATTGAGGTTGGTTCGTTAATTGACTTTGTGACTGAACTTATTAACGTGTATTTAATGTTGCTCCTGTTTAATTGAATTGAGTCATTGCTGGCAATCATTTGTCTTTTGGCCAGTCACTTAAATTGAGCTAAATTGAGAATCATATATCGCTTATTTTCTGAGTATTTAGGATTATTTAATCCCACGATCGCTAACTTCAGAAAATGCTCCTGGTACTTTTTCTATTTTGACCTTGGTGGCTTTGATTTTGACTTTAAGTTAAGTATTTAGTTAAGTATTTATGCTGGATTCTGGATCGAGGCAGGCACGTGCAACCGATATTGCAGGGATTGTTCGACGGGATTTTTAATGGGGTGAGTATTGGGTCGGTCTTATTACTAGCCGCCTTGGGACTCGCGATCGTCTTTGGCCTCATGGGGGTCATTAACCTGGCCCACGGGGAATTGATGATGCTGGGGGCCTACACGACCTTTGTGGTCCAAAACGTGGCGAAAGCCTGGTTACCCGCCTATAAACCCTCGGCAGAAGCGGGGGCGATCGGGAACGCCTTGAAATTCCTCATCAGTCAGGAGATGTATATCTTCTATGCCCTGATCGCGGCCTTTATCGTGACAGCCTTGGTGGGGTTAGCCCTGGAGCGGGGGGTAATTCGCTTTCTCTATGGCCGTCCCCTAGAAACTTTGTTAGCCACCTGGGGGGTGAGCCTGATCCTGCGCCAGTTTGTCCGCAGTGCCAACACGCTGCTGACGATCGCGATCGCCCTGTTCTGCCTGCTATTCCTCGGCGGCTGGTGGCTGTTGTCCCGTCGCCTCGACTGGGAGCGAATTCGCGGTTGGGCGCTGACGATTCTTTTTGTCCTGTCTATGGGCATTGTGATCACGGCAGGACTGCTGATGGCACGGATGCCCAAACTCACCCAACTCTGGTTTGGG
This DNA window, taken from Trichothermofontia sichuanensis B231, encodes the following:
- a CDS encoding ABC transporter permease subunit, coding for MQPILQGLFDGIFNGVSIGSVLLLAALGLAIVFGLMGVINLAHGELMMLGAYTTFVVQNVAKAWLPAYKPSAEAGAIGNALKFLISQEMYIFYALIAAFIVTALVGLALERGVIRFLYGRPLETLLATWGVSLILRQFVRSANTLLTIAIALFCLLFLGGWWLLSRRLDWERIRGWALTILFVLSMGIVITAGLLMARMPKLTQLWFGTRNIDVTAPAWLRGGMPVGTLQLPYARLFIMALTVLCLVGIYTFLQRSTWGLKIRAVTQNRNMSACLGIPTSVVDALTFALGSGLAGIAGCAVTLLGSVGPNLGANYIVDAFMVVVVGGVGKMIGTVVASLMIGTVTYLIGSGTIALILTNLQVAALQPLVDFFTFFATTSMAKVMVFALIIAFLQFRPAGLFPQKGRTVDA